The region TTTATCAATAACGCGGGCGTGATGCCGCTCTCGCCGCTCGCCTCGCTGAAGGTGGATGAATGGAACCAGATGCTGGATGTAAACGTGCGCGGCGTGCTGCACGGCATCGCCGCCGTGCTGCCGGTGATGCAGGCGCGCAACCGCGGGCAGATTATTAATGTCGCCTCGATTGGGGCGTACCGCGTCTCGCCTACCGCCGCGGTCTACTGCGCCACTAAATATGCTGTGCGCGCCATTACCGACGGGCTGCGTCAGGAAAATGACACGCTTCGCGTGACGTTAATCAGCCCCGGCGTGGTGGAATCGGAGCTCGCGACCCATATCACCGATGAGACCGCACGCGCGGCGATGGACGATTTTCGCCGCATCGCCCTGCCGGCGGACGCGATTGCCCGTGCTATCGCCTACGCCATCGAACAGCCGGATAACGTCGATGTCAGTGAGATCGTCGTGCGCCCGACCGCCAGCCCGCATTAATCGCTCACCGCCAGGGTTCGCCCTGGCGTTTTATCGCTCTGGTGGCGCGCGTCGCCACAGACTTTCCCTCTTTGCGCTTTTTTACAGGCCATTTACCCGCCCCGACACCTGCATCCTGCGTGTCAGCTATAGTCAGCAACAGCTGATAAACCGTTAAGGAGAAACTGCCTGTGTCTTTACGCCTTTCCAGCGCGGCGCTGCTCTGCGCCCTCGCCGCTCCCGCTTTTGCCGCCACCCCCGCTTACGGCCCGGAACTTGAGGGCTTTGATTACGGCTGGCCGGTGGCGCGTTTTCAGTTTGAATCCCAGCGCCAGCCGATGCAGATGGCTTATATCGATGTGAAACCTGCCGCCCCGAATGGCCGCACGGTGGTGCTGATGCATGGCAAAAATTTCTGCGCCGGCACCTGGGATACGACGCTTCGCACGTTACGTGACGCCGGGTATCGGGTTATCGCGCCGGATCAGATTGGCTTTTGCAAATCCACCAAGCCTGCGCGCTACCAGTACAGCTTCCAGCAGCTGGCGCAGAATACGCATGCGCTGCTTGAAAAACTCGGCGTGAAGAAGGCGACGCTCATTGGCCATTCCACCGGCGGCATGCTGGCGACGCGCTATGCGCTGATGTACCCGAATGAAACAGAACAACTGGTGATGATTAATCCTATCGGGCTTGAGGACTGGAAAGCGAAAGGCGTGCCGTCGCAGTCGGTGGACGCGTGGTATCAGCGCGAGCTGAAAACCAGCGCCGCGGGGATCCGCAAATATGAACAGAACACCTATTACGCCGGAGAGTGGAAACCGGAGTATGACCGCTGGGTAAATATGCTGGCCGGCATGTATCAGGGCGAAGGCAAAGCGCGCGTCGCGTGGAACTCCGCGCTGCTCTACGACATGATTTATACCCAGCCCGTGGTGTATGAATTCGGCCAGCTGAAGATGCCGACGCTGCTGCTTATCGGCAATAAAGACACCACGGCGCCGGGCAAAGACGCGGCGCCGCCGGAGGTGCAAAAAACGCTCGGCGACTATCCGACGCTTGGCAAAGCGGCGGCCCGCGCTATTGCGCACGCGACGCTCGTCACCTTTGACGACCTCGGCCACGCCCCGCAAATCCAGGCGCCGGAGCGGCTTCATAAAGCGCTGCTCGACGGCCTGCGCGCGGTAGAGTAAATGGTGCAGTCCCCGCCGCCCGCTCTCACGGCGGGCGTTTTCCTTCGGATAATCCTGTAAAACGTGTTGATTTCTCCCTGCTTCTATCAGGCTTTCTATACTGTTGGCCGGGAGGTTTTACATGCTAAGAATATTTCGATCGCTTTTTACCAGCCCGGAAAAGCTGGTTCACGCCGTTCATCCGGCACATATACAGGACGCTATTGACGAAGGGGAACGCATCATCATCGACGAGGACGGCAACGCCTCGGTGAATATTGAATGCCTTGCCGTACAGGAAGATTTCGCCCGTCACGTTGACATGCTGAAGAGGGCTTAAGATGGGCACGGCGATATTTATGGTACTGATGGTATGCGGCTACTGGTATACCAGCCGCGATCTCTCCACGCGCTTTAAGTTTATGCGCACCTCCGGGTGGGATGTCTATTTCCTGGTTGCCCTTTACGGCTGTATTTTCGTCCTCCAGGGCGTGCTCGCCACCGGGCTGTTGTGGCTGGCGCTGTTGGGCGTATCAAGCCTGTTGAATGCCTTCCCGGCGTGGTCCGGCAGCGACGATTATCACTACCAGATGGCGTTTATGAACTGGAGCTTTCTCGGCATCCAGGCGCCGGTCGTGATTATGCTCGGCTTCGCTATTCTCTTTTGCCTCTACCGCGCAAACTGGTCGCCGACGGCGAAGCTCGATAACAGCGGGCGTCGCACGCTTTACCGGACGCTATCGCGCGCTAATGGCATTGAGGGGCTGCTGTATGAATGTATGGAAGAGGGCGAGCTTATCTGGATAACCATGAAATCCCAGCGTGTGTATATCGGGATGATCCACAGCGCGACCTTTGACAGCACGCGCAGCGACATCAGTAATCTGGTGCTGATCCCGATGCTGAGCGGTTACCGCGACCGCGAGACGCTGGATTTGCGCGTCGAGCATAACTACAGCGCCTGGTATGACAGCCATGACATTACGCTCACCACGGGCGAGAAATCGGCACTGGCGTACCGCAAGGTCATTTTACTCAATCAGATTGAGAGCCTGTCGCTGTTCGACCCCGCGCAGTCGCTGGCGCTCGGCATGCGCGACACATAGCGTAAAACGGCCCCGCCGGGGCTGTGTTACCCTGCCCGCCTTCGATAACAAAGGGTTATGCGTATGAATGACAATCGTGCCTTTATGGCGCCGGTGCCGCTGGAAAAGGCGTACCGGTTAATTAACCACGGGCCGACGGTGCTGGTTTCCGCCCGTCATGATGGCGTGGAGAACATAATGGCCGCCGCGTGGGCCTGCGGGCTCGATTTCGCGCCGCCGAAAGTCACGGTGGTGATTGATAAAATCGCCCGCACCCGCGAGCTGCTGGAGCGCAGCGGTACGTTTGTGCTTCAGGTGCCGACCGTCGCGCAGCGCGAAATGACGTACCAGCTGGGTACGCTGAGCCTGCATAACGAGCCGGAAAAGCTGCAACGCGCCGGAGCGGAGCTGTTAGAGATGGAAGGCGTGGACGCGCCGCTGGTCGCGGGCTGTTCCGCATGGCTTGCCTGTAAGCTCATTCCCGAGCCGCATAACCAGCAGCAATACGATCTGTTCATCGGCGAGGTGACGGCCGCCTGGGCTGATACACGGGTATTTCGCGAAGGCCGCTGGCGCTTTGAGGATGCGCCTGCGGAACTGCGCAGCCTGCATCACGTTGCGGGCGGGCATTTCTATGCTATTGGCGAGGCGTTCGCGCGCCCCGACAGCGACATCTGACACCGGCCCTTTTCGCTTTAGTTCTTCTCAAAGCCAGCCTGCCTGGCTTTTTTATCGTCTTTACGACACGACGCCCCTTTGCTCTCTATTCGCCCTATTTCTTCCTGCAAGGCAAAATTCACGGCGCTGCCGTTACAGCAGAATGATTGGATCCTTTTAAGTATGTTGTAACTAATAAAGCGGTTTATCGTTCGTTTTAGCGTTATCGCGATCTTTTAGCGCGGTTTTGCGCGGTTTCTTCACAGGCGCACGCGCAGCGGCGGCCAGCCCCTCACGCGCCCAGCGCAGGAATTCGTCGTTATCTTCCACCAGCTCCTCCGGCAACTGGTAATAACCGAGCGCCACCTCCTGTTGGCCACCGCTGCGGCGCGTGGTGAGATAAGTAAAAGGCGGGAACCCTGCGGCGATAAAGCGTTCACGGTTCAGCGCATCGGCTTTGAGATAAAACTGTGCGTCGCTGTCCACCAGCGCGAACATCCTGCCGCCCTGAAACAGCGCCACACAGCCAAACATGCGGCGCGTCTCTACCGCGCCGAGCGGTGCCAGCTGATCTAGCAGAAACGTAAGGTATTCACGCGAAACCTTCATTGCCTTCCTCCGCCCGGTGTACGGGCAACACAGATTAAACGCAACGTCATGCCGGCCAGGATCGCTTACACGATCCTTTTAATCAAAAACGATCCTTAAGCGTGACAGGGTTACCCGTATTCCATGCGGTTGGATCTGATGCGATCCCCTCTCAGGATATTTTTTGTTCACTTTGCACATGTTATCCACAACCAGGCGAAGCCGCACAACAATATCTTTATGATAAATGACTAACCTTTTGATAAGCAAAATGAAAAGTGCAGGTTCCCCACCCCTCTTTATTCGCGCCGCGAATATTTGGTATGGATCACATTTTTTAATGACTTTTTATTTGCGTGAAAACAGTCAGTTACGCGCATTCCGACGTTGCCGACTTGCGAAGCGCGCAATGAATGCCAGAGTTAACAAGGACTTGATGATTACGCACAGCATTGTGCCAGACACTGAAAAGGAGGATGTATGAACCGTTTTCAAGAAAAAGTGGTGGTCGTGACGGGTGCAGGTTCAGGTATTGGCGCGGCGGCAGCGCGTCGGTTTGCCCGTGAAGGCGCAAGCGTGGTGCTGGTTGGCCGCACAAAAGAGAAGCTGGATAAAGTGGCGGCGACGCTCTCGCAAGGTAAGCATCTGGTTACGCCGTGTGACGTCTCCGATCCGGCCCAAGTTCAGGCGCTCGCCCAACGCGTGACCGACGAGTTTGGTCGGGTCGATGTGCTGGTGAATAACGCGGGCGTGATTGTTCAGGGCAAAATCCACGAGATTAAGCTTGAGGACTGGGAAACGCTGATGGGCACCGATCTCAATGGCGTTTTCTATTGTCTGCACGCCTTTATGCCAGGTCTGCTGAAGACCAAAGGCAACGTGATTAATATCTCGTCTGTGTCGGGGCTCGGCGGTGACTGGGGCATGAGCGTCTACAACGCGGCGAAAGGCGCGGTCACTAACTTTACCCGCTCGCTCGCGATGGACTATGGCGCGGATGGCGTGCGCGTGAATGCTATCTGTCCGGGCTTTACCTTTACCGAACTGACTGAAGATATGAAACAGGACGAGGCGCTGCTGCAAAAATTCTATGACCGCATCCCGATGCAGCGTGCGGGCGAGCCGGAAGATATCGCCGATGCCATTGCGTTTCTCGCAAGCGAAGACGCCCGTTATATCACCGGCGTCAATCTGCCGGTCGATGGCGGCCTGACGGCGTCAAACGGTCAGCCGAAACAGGCGTAAATAAACAGCGGGCCCTCAGGCCCGCTCTTTTCTTCGGTGCTGACATTATGGCGCAGTTACCGGTGCCAGACGCGCGCCTTGTTGTAACGACGCCATATCGATAACAAAACGATACTTCACGTCGCTCCTGAGCATCCTCTCCCACGCCTCATTGATTTCCTGAATGTTGATGACTTCCACATCCGCTGAAATCTGGTGCTTCGCGCAGAAGTCGAGCATCTCCTGCGTTTCCGCGATGCCGCCAATACACGAGCCTGCGATGGACCGCCGCCCGATGATCATCGGCACGGTACTTACCGGCGGCTCCATATCGCCCAGCAGGCCGACGAATACCAGCGTGCCGTCAATCTTCAGGGTGGCGAGATACGGATTGATGTCGTGCGCGTAAGGCACGGTGTCGATGATGAGATCAAAATGACCGGCCACCTGCGCCATCTGGCTCTCATCCTCTGACAGCACCACGTGGTGCGCGCCGAGCCTGCGGGCGTCCTGCTCTTTACCGGGCGAACGGGTAAACAGCGTCACTTCTGCACCCAGCGCATGGGCGAGCTTCAGCGCCATATGTCCGAGGCCGCCTAAGCCTGTCACCGCAACGCGACTCCCCTTACCGACCTTCCAGTGGCGCAGCGGCGACCAGGTGGTGATCCCGGCGCAGAGCAGCGGCGCGGCGCCTTTGATATCGAGCCCCTCCGGAATACGTAACACAAAGTCCTGCGAAGCGAGGATAATTTGCGAATAGCCGCCAAAGGTCAGTTCCCCGTCGTGGCGGTCGATACCGTTATAGGTCTGGATATTGCCTTCGAGACAGTATTGCTCAAGCCCCTCGCGGCACGGGTCGCAATGACGACAGGAATCGACCATACAGCCGATGCCCGCGAGATCGCCCGGTTTGAATTTCTTCACGTCGCTGCCTACGGCGGTAACGCGGCCAATAATTTCGTGGCCCGGCACGATGGGATACTGACTAAAGCCCCAGTCATTACGCGCCTGATGGAGATCGGAATGGCAGACGCCGCAGTAGAGGATCTCCAGCACCACATCATCGGGGCGCGGGGTGCGGCGGGTAAATT is a window of Cronobacter muytjensii ATCC 51329 DNA encoding:
- a CDS encoding TfoX/Sxy family protein, with the protein product MKVSREYLTFLLDQLAPLGAVETRRMFGCVALFQGGRMFALVDSDAQFYLKADALNRERFIAAGFPPFTYLTTRRSGGQQEVALGYYQLPEELVEDNDEFLRWAREGLAAAARAPVKKPRKTALKDRDNAKTNDKPLY
- a CDS encoding alpha/beta fold hydrolase yields the protein MSLRLSSAALLCALAAPAFAATPAYGPELEGFDYGWPVARFQFESQRQPMQMAYIDVKPAAPNGRTVVLMHGKNFCAGTWDTTLRTLRDAGYRVIAPDQIGFCKSTKPARYQYSFQQLAQNTHALLEKLGVKKATLIGHSTGGMLATRYALMYPNETEQLVMINPIGLEDWKAKGVPSQSVDAWYQRELKTSAAGIRKYEQNTYYAGEWKPEYDRWVNMLAGMYQGEGKARVAWNSALLYDMIYTQPVVYEFGQLKMPTLLLIGNKDTTAPGKDAAPPEVQKTLGDYPTLGKAAARAIAHATLVTFDDLGHAPQIQAPERLHKALLDGLRAVE
- a CDS encoding NAD(P)-dependent alcohol dehydrogenase; the protein is MTMKVLGYAAQTAEAPLAPFEFTRRTPRPDDVVLEILYCGVCHSDLHQARNDWGFSQYPIVPGHEIIGRVTAVGSDVKKFKPGDLAGIGCMVDSCRHCDPCREGLEQYCLEGNIQTYNGIDRHDGELTFGGYSQIILASQDFVLRIPEGLDIKGAAPLLCAGITTWSPLRHWKVGKGSRVAVTGLGGLGHMALKLAHALGAEVTLFTRSPGKEQDARRLGAHHVVLSEDESQMAQVAGHFDLIIDTVPYAHDINPYLATLKIDGTLVFVGLLGDMEPPVSTVPMIIGRRSIAGSCIGGIAETQEMLDFCAKHQISADVEVINIQEINEAWERMLRSDVKYRFVIDMASLQQGARLAPVTAP
- a CDS encoding SDR family oxidoreductase encodes the protein MTMTEERKVILLTGASSGIGEATARLLAAQGYRLLIGARRTDRLAALCDELRFNGAQIDYAALDVTSLDSMEAFVRTALEKYGQVDAFINNAGVMPLSPLASLKVDEWNQMLDVNVRGVLHGIAAVLPVMQARNRGQIINVASIGAYRVSPTAAVYCATKYAVRAITDGLRQENDTLRVTLISPGVVESELATHITDETARAAMDDFRRIALPADAIARAIAYAIEQPDNVDVSEIVVRPTASPH
- a CDS encoding SDR family NAD(P)-dependent oxidoreductase, with protein sequence MNRFQEKVVVVTGAGSGIGAAAARRFAREGASVVLVGRTKEKLDKVAATLSQGKHLVTPCDVSDPAQVQALAQRVTDEFGRVDVLVNNAGVIVQGKIHEIKLEDWETLMGTDLNGVFYCLHAFMPGLLKTKGNVINISSVSGLGGDWGMSVYNAAKGAVTNFTRSLAMDYGADGVRVNAICPGFTFTELTEDMKQDEALLQKFYDRIPMQRAGEPEDIADAIAFLASEDARYITGVNLPVDGGLTASNGQPKQA
- a CDS encoding flavin reductase family protein, with the protein product MNDNRAFMAPVPLEKAYRLINHGPTVLVSARHDGVENIMAAAWACGLDFAPPKVTVVIDKIARTRELLERSGTFVLQVPTVAQREMTYQLGTLSLHNEPEKLQRAGAELLEMEGVDAPLVAGCSAWLACKLIPEPHNQQQYDLFIGEVTAAWADTRVFREGRWRFEDAPAELRSLHHVAGGHFYAIGEAFARPDSDI